Proteins encoded in a region of the Novibacillus thermophilus genome:
- a CDS encoding transposase — translation MEFGAKIAASLIDGYVRIENMQWDNFNEAKTLQASVESFIQRFGYYPEAVLADKLYRNRENRRYCQERGIRLSGPKLGRPPKEGRKADQKQKRQDAAERKHSGAACKHQ, via the coding sequence GTGGAATTCGGTGCCAAGATTGCTGCCAGTTTGATCGATGGTTATGTCCGTATCGAAAACATGCAATGGGACAACTTCAATGAAGCCAAGACACTACAAGCATCCGTCGAATCCTTTATACAGCGGTTCGGCTATTACCCTGAAGCCGTTCTTGCAGATAAACTTTACCGAAACCGGGAAAATCGTAGGTATTGCCAAGAACGTGGGATCCGGCTAAGCGGTCCGAAACTTGGCAGGCCACCGAAAGAGGGACGAAAAGCTGACCAGAAGCAAAAACGGCAAGATGCAGCGGAACGCAAGCATTCGGGCGCGGCTTGCAAACACCAGTGA
- a CDS encoding UPF0236 family transposase-like protein, producing the protein MSTERVAEIFSEAASITHQLDRFHVKRSIRRGLSRQPKLIPLLEEAITQQNQDRFKAAIDTALGNAETEGEEKRIEDMRKYLEGHWDLLRDWREVSPNKPENARGMGCMESNQRRLAYRMKRRGMYWSEAGAEAVAKVQQGIANRTLKEAVLTVWPNRPVTKATASGKKSKQTRCDGHSPRKD; encoded by the coding sequence ATCTCGACAGAACGCGTGGCGGAAATATTCTCGGAGGCGGCGTCCATCACCCATCAACTGGATCGCTTTCATGTAAAGCGGAGTATTCGCCGTGGATTAAGCCGTCAGCCTAAGCTGATCCCTTTACTGGAAGAGGCGATCACACAACAGAATCAAGATCGCTTTAAAGCGGCCATCGATACCGCCTTAGGGAATGCGGAAACCGAGGGCGAAGAAAAGCGAATCGAAGACATGAGAAAGTATCTGGAAGGGCATTGGGACTTACTGCGTGATTGGCGCGAGGTGAGCCCGAATAAGCCGGAAAACGCCCGAGGGATGGGCTGTATGGAATCGAATCAGAGGCGTTTGGCGTACCGGATGAAACGGAGAGGGATGTACTGGAGTGAAGCAGGAGCCGAAGCGGTGGCGAAAGTGCAACAGGGAATCGCCAATAGGACGTTGAAAGAGGCGGTGCTCACGGTGTGGCCCAATCGTCCGGTGACAAAAGCTACGGCGTCAGGCAAAAAAAGCAAGCAAACGAGATGCGATGGGCATTCACCACGGAAGGATTGA
- a CDS encoding ABC transporter ATP-binding protein, with amino-acid sequence MYLEVKGLKKKYETLVLKNVSFKLESGKVYSLLGQNGAGKTTLMKILSGIIGYDEGEILHSAKDLKKITYYVPDNPVFFEYLTGREHLTFICRLHRIQINNKKMEMFLEEYNLSDISDKFVVDYSYGMRNKLAVAMAIITSPKILLLDEPLASLDPLVFNSFKKQLIQYSRKNNIVVVSTHILSIAHNISDEILILNNGTIDQKINDFTEKEFKDYVLNNI; translated from the coding sequence ATGTATTTAGAAGTTAAGGGTCTGAAGAAAAAATACGAAACATTAGTTTTAAAAAATGTTTCATTTAAATTAGAGTCGGGTAAGGTTTATTCACTACTTGGACAAAATGGCGCTGGCAAAACAACCTTAATGAAAATTCTTTCCGGTATTATAGGATATGATGAGGGAGAGATATTGCATTCGGCAAAAGATTTGAAGAAAATAACGTATTATGTACCGGATAACCCTGTTTTTTTTGAATATTTAACGGGAAGGGAACACCTGACATTCATTTGTAGATTACATCGAATCCAAATTAACAATAAAAAAATGGAGATGTTTTTAGAGGAATACAATTTATCCGATATATCCGATAAATTTGTTGTAGATTATTCCTATGGTATGAGAAATAAGCTTGCTGTTGCGATGGCTATTATTACTTCGCCAAAAATATTGTTGCTCGATGAACCATTAGCATCATTGGATCCCCTTGTATTTAATTCATTTAAAAAACAGTTGATTCAATATTCAAGGAAAAATAATATTGTTGTAGTTTCGACCCACATTCTTTCAATAGCTCATAACATTAGTGATGAGATATTGATCTTAAATAATGGCACCATTGATCAAAAAATTAATGATTTTACTGAAAAAGAATTTAAAGATTATGTATTAAATAATATTTGA
- a CDS encoding IS1380 family transposase: MHSVNEQTMHFNKSVKVNFEGGNLTSDAGWLLYKEFDEKIGLSQAITDHLNVNDPNRHHIHFNDDVIIQKIYQHIAGYHADDHADELRHEPVLTTILGKEVLASQPTISRLNQKLDKETMKQLQSVNSLMQKRVDIIQPKENIMMDLDSTNLATYGEQHGSAFNTHYQAQGYHPLMMFDGLTGDCLKAELRAGHVYTSRQVVRFVGPEIKRYRKQSPWATLCIRGDSGFAIPALYQLAETHDVHYVIRLKANNVLKQKAQPFEDELWKQFDLNTTEAKVFYTSFDYQARAWDKPRRVVVKMEKPEGELFFTYTFIVTNMGLSPKNIVKLYANRGTMENFIKEAKNGFAFDQMSSPSFYSNATKLQLMVLAYNFNNWFRRLCLPRTMNKNRIDNIRLKLLKIAGKLVRSGRYLTFKLCSSCLYQKAYWQTLRTIHHLPRFG; the protein is encoded by the coding sequence ATGCATAGTGTAAACGAGCAGACCATGCATTTCAACAAAAGTGTGAAAGTCAATTTTGAAGGTGGAAACCTGACCTCAGATGCCGGTTGGTTACTGTATAAAGAATTTGATGAAAAAATCGGGCTCAGTCAAGCGATCACGGATCACCTCAATGTGAATGATCCAAACCGTCATCACATCCATTTTAACGATGACGTCATCATCCAAAAGATCTATCAGCACATTGCCGGGTATCATGCGGATGATCATGCCGATGAATTACGTCATGAACCTGTGTTGACCACCATTTTGGGTAAAGAAGTCCTGGCTTCTCAACCGACCATTTCCCGGCTAAATCAGAAATTGGATAAGGAAACGATGAAGCAGTTGCAATCGGTCAATTCACTGATGCAAAAACGAGTCGATATCATCCAACCCAAGGAAAACATCATGATGGATCTGGACTCGACCAACTTGGCCACCTATGGTGAACAGCATGGATCCGCCTTTAACACGCATTATCAAGCCCAGGGTTACCATCCCCTGATGATGTTTGATGGACTGACTGGAGATTGTCTCAAAGCAGAACTGCGCGCTGGTCATGTGTACACATCCCGGCAAGTCGTCCGCTTTGTCGGCCCTGAAATCAAGCGATATCGGAAGCAAAGTCCATGGGCAACGCTATGCATACGCGGGGACAGCGGTTTTGCCATCCCGGCTCTCTATCAATTGGCGGAAACACATGATGTCCACTATGTGATCCGCTTAAAAGCAAACAACGTGTTGAAACAAAAAGCACAGCCATTTGAAGATGAACTCTGGAAACAGTTTGATCTGAACACGACAGAAGCCAAGGTGTTTTACACATCATTTGACTACCAGGCACGTGCTTGGGATAAGCCGCGTCGTGTGGTGGTCAAGATGGAGAAACCGGAAGGTGAGCTTTTCTTCACCTACACCTTCATCGTGACCAACATGGGGCTCTCACCCAAAAACATCGTCAAGCTTTATGCGAACCGTGGCACGATGGAAAACTTTATCAAAGAAGCCAAGAACGGCTTTGCTTTCGATCAGATGAGCAGTCCATCGTTTTACAGCAACGCCACAAAGCTGCAACTCATGGTGCTCGCCTATAACTTCAACAACTGGTTTCGTCGACTGTGTCTACCCAGAACGATGAACAAAAATCGTATCGACAACATCCGTTTGAAGTTGCTTAAGATCGCGGGAAAGCTGGTTCGTTCAGGCAGATATCTGACATTTAAACTGTGCAGCAGTTGTCTGTATCAAAAGGCTTATTGGCAGACTTTACGAACCATCCATCACCTCCCACGGTTTGGTTGA
- a CDS encoding stage II sporulation protein M gives MDIPEQLRSFDNYLTNDITWHEIFIHNFISATAMIILGNLSGGLIAVLLLVYNASIVAIAAYIAFLKGDSIGYSIMIFLPHGIFEVPAIFCSFLLGMSTFKALINKIYSEEVIPNDSTKDKIAILIFMLLSLLVASIIESTVTPKFSAVFINN, from the coding sequence TTGGATATACCAGAACAGCTACGATCATTTGACAATTATTTAACTAATGATATTACATGGCATGAAATTTTTATTCATAATTTTATTTCGGCTACAGCTATGATAATTTTGGGTAATTTATCTGGTGGTCTCATTGCTGTTCTTTTATTAGTTTATAATGCATCAATTGTTGCAATTGCTGCATACATAGCGTTTCTCAAAGGGGATTCTATTGGTTATTCTATTATGATTTTTTTACCACATGGTATATTTGAAGTCCCAGCAATTTTTTGTTCTTTTTTACTGGGAATGAGTACTTTTAAAGCTCTAATAAACAAAATTTATTCAGAGGAGGTTATTCCAAATGATTCAACGAAAGATAAAATTGCAATATTGATATTCATGCTGCTTTCCCTTCTGGTAGCTTCAATTATAGAATCAACTGTAACACCAAAATTTTCAGCTGTGTTTATTAATAATTAG